From the genome of Cytobacillus firmus, one region includes:
- a CDS encoding DUF1273 domain-containing protein — protein MTKVAVISGYKPFEVGIFKNDAPAVSYIKTAIRKSLLSLLDDGLEWVIISGQLGAELWAAEVVYDLQIEGYEDLKLAVITPFLDQEASWKAANKEWYESILVQADFVDSVTKKPYESPLQFRLKNHFLVSKSDVLLLFYDMEKEGSPKYLYETAKKYQEENEYDIRLITFYDLQLVVEEEQLSQRDSFE, from the coding sequence TTGACAAAAGTAGCAGTTATTTCAGGGTACAAGCCTTTTGAAGTAGGGATATTTAAAAACGATGCCCCTGCTGTCAGCTATATTAAAACCGCAATCAGAAAAAGCCTGCTTTCATTGCTGGATGACGGTCTGGAGTGGGTAATCATCAGCGGACAGCTTGGTGCAGAACTTTGGGCAGCTGAAGTTGTTTATGATCTTCAGATCGAAGGTTACGAAGACCTGAAGCTTGCAGTCATTACTCCCTTTTTAGATCAGGAAGCTTCCTGGAAGGCTGCCAACAAAGAATGGTATGAATCTATATTGGTTCAGGCAGATTTTGTTGATTCGGTAACAAAAAAACCTTATGAAAGCCCGCTGCAATTCAGATTGAAAAATCATTTTTTGGTCAGTAAGAGCGATGTTCTGCTGCTGTTTTATGATATGGAAAAAGAGGGAAGCCCTAAGTATCTGTATGAAACCGCAAAAAAATATCAGGAAGAAAATGAATATGATATTAGACTAATCACCTTTTATGATTTACAATTGGTTGTAGAAGAAGAACAACTCTCTCAGAGAGACTCATTTGAATAA
- a CDS encoding ATP-dependent DNA helicase: protein MSNRMPFAVSKSESFYEKLSEWIGDVFYDILPEAGFEIRDEQIFMAFQLEKAFKDKSVIFAEAGVGTGKTIVYLLYAISYARYINKPAIIACADETLIEQLVKKEGDIAKLEKALGLNIDVRLAKSRDQYLCLNKLDKLVANDVHDHYNRIFDDLPDFVQTGSSMQKFERYGDRKDYPELPDEHWTNVSWDSIQDCFTCEKRHRCGQTLHREYYRSAKDLIICSHDFYMEHIWTKESRKREGQLPLLPESSCVVFDEGHLLEYASQKALTYRFSEQILESILTRLMANDVREKTLNFIEDAIYQNEHFFLTLSMSASGDTGSDKKTIEKTADVMSEGRKLQDLINTLEEELVFESEMYVINEYDLKIVEEYLEQISYSLSLFLKDLKGITWFEENNGERTLVIMPRMVEDIMREEVFSQKKPFVFSSATLSENKSFDYMAKSLGVDDYLSFTVDSPFDYEENMVIRMPEFAEGSGTAKMDYILEQVKATEGRALVLFNSSSELAEFKAFVSGKISVPVFFEGDAEISSLVSSFQNDEHSVLCSVHLWEGLDIPGRSLENVLIYGLPFPPHDPVFTAKREGSADPFKEVDLPYMILRLRQGIGRLIRTHEDKGTVHILMNKNENPEVREMIKKVLPAEPVTS from the coding sequence ATGTCGAACCGGATGCCTTTTGCCGTATCCAAGAGCGAATCTTTTTATGAAAAGCTAAGTGAGTGGATCGGAGATGTTTTTTACGATATATTGCCTGAAGCAGGATTTGAAATTCGGGATGAGCAAATATTTATGGCTTTTCAGCTGGAGAAAGCATTTAAAGATAAAAGTGTTATTTTCGCTGAGGCAGGTGTAGGGACTGGGAAAACGATTGTTTACCTTTTATATGCAATCAGTTATGCAAGGTACATAAATAAACCTGCTATTATCGCCTGTGCGGATGAGACTTTAATCGAGCAGCTTGTGAAAAAAGAAGGTGATATTGCCAAGCTGGAAAAAGCATTAGGGTTAAATATTGATGTCAGACTGGCAAAATCACGCGATCAGTATCTATGCCTAAACAAGCTGGACAAGCTCGTTGCAAATGATGTTCATGATCACTATAATCGCATTTTTGATGATCTTCCGGATTTTGTTCAAACAGGCTCATCCATGCAAAAGTTTGAAAGATATGGTGACCGGAAAGATTACCCTGAATTGCCGGATGAGCATTGGACCAATGTCTCTTGGGATTCAATACAGGACTGTTTCACTTGTGAGAAGCGTCACCGCTGTGGTCAAACTCTCCATAGGGAATATTACCGCAGCGCAAAAGACTTGATCATTTGTTCACACGACTTTTACATGGAACATATCTGGACCAAGGAATCGAGAAAACGGGAAGGGCAGCTGCCTTTGCTCCCTGAGAGCTCATGTGTGGTTTTTGATGAAGGCCATCTGCTGGAATATGCATCGCAAAAGGCTCTGACATATCGTTTTTCCGAGCAGATTCTGGAATCCATCTTAACAAGGCTCATGGCGAATGATGTACGTGAAAAAACGTTAAATTTCATTGAAGATGCTATTTACCAGAATGAGCATTTCTTTTTGACACTGTCCATGTCAGCTTCGGGTGATACTGGTTCTGACAAGAAAACGATTGAAAAAACTGCAGATGTTATGAGTGAAGGACGTAAACTGCAGGACTTGATCAATACACTTGAGGAAGAATTAGTATTTGAAAGCGAAATGTATGTCATTAATGAATATGACTTAAAAATTGTTGAAGAATATCTTGAGCAAATCTCATACTCACTTTCATTGTTCCTTAAGGATTTAAAAGGAATCACCTGGTTTGAAGAGAATAATGGGGAAAGAACCCTGGTTATTATGCCAAGAATGGTAGAAGACATTATGCGGGAAGAAGTATTTTCCCAGAAGAAGCCGTTTGTTTTCTCCTCTGCAACACTGTCTGAGAATAAGTCCTTTGATTATATGGCAAAAAGCCTGGGAGTAGACGATTATCTATCCTTTACCGTAGATTCCCCGTTCGACTATGAAGAAAATATGGTCATTCGCATGCCGGAATTTGCGGAGGGATCAGGAACTGCGAAAATGGACTACATTCTCGAACAAGTTAAAGCAACAGAAGGAAGGGCTTTAGTATTATTCAACAGTTCTTCTGAGCTGGCAGAATTCAAAGCATTTGTTTCAGGGAAAATAAGTGTGCCGGTCTTTTTTGAAGGGGATGCAGAGATAAGCAGCCTCGTATCAAGTTTCCAAAATGATGAGCATTCAGTTCTCTGCTCTGTTCATTTATGGGAAGGTCTTGATATACCGGGCAGATCCCTGGAGAATGTGCTTATTTATGGCCTTCCATTCCCTCCTCACGATCCGGTCTTTACAGCCAAAAGGGAAGGTTCGGCCGATCCTTTCAAAGAGGTTGATCTTCCATATATGATCCTGCGTTTAAGGCAGGGGATTGGAAGATTAATTAGAACACATGAAGACAAAGGGACCGTTCATATTCTGATGAATAAAAATGAAAATCCTGAAGTCCGCGAAATGATAAAAAAGGTTCTGCCTGCAGAGCCCGTAACAAGCTGA
- a CDS encoding metal-sulfur cluster assembly factor has protein sequence MNRKEVVLSNLKRVMDPELNINVVDLGLIYDINFPDGDKAVITMTLTTPGCPLHDSIVSGVKYCIEDLELFSDVEVNLVWEPAWTPARMTPEANQLLRG, from the coding sequence ATGAATCGAAAAGAAGTAGTTCTCAGCAATCTAAAAAGAGTTATGGATCCTGAATTGAATATAAACGTGGTTGATTTGGGCCTTATTTATGATATTAATTTTCCCGATGGTGACAAGGCAGTTATTACCATGACTCTTACAACACCGGGTTGCCCGCTGCATGACAGCATAGTCAGTGGAGTTAAGTATTGCATTGAAGATCTTGAGCTGTTTTCAGATGTAGAGGTTAACCTTGTCTGGGAGCCTGCCTGGACTCCTGCTCGTATGACACCCGAAGCAAATCAGCTGTTGAGAGGTTAA
- a CDS encoding ribonuclease H-like domain-containing protein, giving the protein MSIKNKLNRLKGHLGTDKDKQPSSVPKHENKADVPFKEVWTKEGVYPYYFEDSYCLVREKEYSLDYRHGIYTFGQFTAAVDAWNSSGLRHPLSASGHGPESLFFFDTETTGLGGGTGNTIFLLGQASLQGSKIKLKQHILPQPGAEIALYKSFLESIDYSTMVTYNGKAFDWPQVKTRHTLLREHVPKLPPFGHFDLYHAARRMWKHKLERIKLAAVEKDVLGIERKDDIPGFLAPMIYFDFIERKDPEGMLGIIKHNEIDILSLISLYTHLSFQILQLDERQTSREVYEVGRWLSTLGESSQAASAFNKISEGESSEALDARFALAFEHKKHKNWDEAAKLWKDIAEKGLINMKSVSCIELAKIYEHRIKDISQAILYSNKALNLLEADNGTEKLKIKQEDVHRRIVRLKRKFNRANISL; this is encoded by the coding sequence TTGTCCATTAAAAACAAGCTGAACAGGCTTAAGGGCCATCTTGGCACAGATAAAGATAAACAGCCTTCATCCGTCCCAAAACATGAGAATAAGGCCGATGTCCCTTTTAAAGAAGTATGGACTAAAGAAGGTGTTTATCCGTATTACTTTGAAGACTCTTACTGTCTTGTAAGGGAAAAAGAATACAGCCTTGATTACAGGCATGGAATCTATACTTTTGGACAGTTTACAGCAGCGGTGGATGCCTGGAATTCTTCCGGCCTCAGACATCCGCTGTCTGCATCCGGTCACGGGCCGGAAAGTCTTTTCTTTTTTGATACAGAGACAACCGGTTTGGGCGGTGGTACTGGCAATACTATCTTCCTTCTTGGCCAAGCCAGCCTGCAGGGAAGCAAAATAAAGCTGAAACAGCACATTCTCCCTCAGCCGGGTGCTGAGATAGCTTTATATAAAAGTTTTCTGGAAAGCATAGATTATTCAACAATGGTCACATACAACGGGAAAGCTTTCGACTGGCCGCAGGTTAAAACGAGACATACCCTGTTAAGGGAGCATGTTCCAAAACTCCCGCCGTTTGGACATTTTGATTTATATCATGCTGCAAGGAGAATGTGGAAGCACAAGCTTGAAAGAATAAAGCTTGCTGCAGTGGAGAAAGATGTTCTGGGGATTGAAAGAAAAGATGATATTCCAGGGTTTCTGGCACCAATGATTTATTTTGATTTTATTGAAAGAAAAGATCCTGAAGGCATGCTGGGAATCATAAAGCATAATGAAATTGATATCCTATCCCTGATCAGCCTGTATACACATCTTTCTTTCCAGATTCTGCAGCTGGATGAAAGACAGACATCACGTGAGGTTTATGAAGTGGGAAGGTGGCTTTCCACACTGGGTGAATCTTCACAGGCAGCAAGTGCCTTCAATAAAATATCTGAAGGAGAGTCATCTGAAGCTTTGGATGCCAGGTTTGCATTAGCTTTTGAGCATAAGAAACATAAAAATTGGGATGAGGCAGCAAAATTATGGAAGGATATTGCTGAAAAAGGCTTGATCAATATGAAGTCAGTATCATGCATTGAACTGGCCAAGATTTACGAGCATCGAATAAAGGATATAAGCCAGGCTATACTCTATTCAAATAAAGCGTTAAACCTGCTGGAGGCAGATAACGGAACAGAAAAACTGAAAATAAAACAGGAAGATGTACACCGGCGGATTGTACGGCTTAAACGAAAATTTAATCGAGCTAATATCTCCTTGTAA
- a CDS encoding carboxypeptidase M32: MAESLKQTEQQFLDYVKKMMAYNEAIGLMYWDMRTGAPKKGMEQRSEVIGMISSEVFRMSTSEEMAAYIAKLSSRENISEVTLKTLEECKKDYDRNKKIPAEEYTEYVILQSKAESIWEDAKASSDFEMFQPYLEKLVEMNKRFISYWGYEGNKYNTLLDMYEPGVTVDTLDQVFGQLREKIVPLVQQISESQNKPDTSFLFEHFTKDKQRDFSLKVLDQMGYNFKAGRLDETVHPFATGLNPGDVRVTTKYDEADFRTAVFGTIHEGGHALYEQNISSDLVGTPLCSGTSMGIHESQSLFYENFVGRHRSFWKKNYDLLKEYANGQFDDVSIDAFYRAINESKPSLIRIEADELTYPLHIIIRYEIEKGLFNDEIEVKDLPAIWNEKYEQYLGVKPENNGEGVLQDVHWAGGSFGYFPSYALGYMYAAQLKNSMLKDLPNYDELLEEGNLMPVKEWFTKNVHQFGKMKKPLEILTEVTGEGLNAQHLIDYLYDKYGKVYQLK, from the coding sequence GTGGCAGAATCACTAAAACAGACAGAACAGCAATTCCTTGATTATGTCAAAAAAATGATGGCCTATAATGAAGCGATCGGGCTGATGTATTGGGATATGCGGACAGGCGCACCCAAGAAGGGAATGGAACAGCGCTCCGAAGTGATTGGAATGATCTCTTCAGAAGTTTTCAGAATGTCCACTTCTGAGGAAATGGCAGCATACATAGCGAAACTTTCAAGCCGGGAAAATATTTCTGAAGTAACATTGAAAACATTGGAAGAATGCAAAAAGGATTATGACAGGAATAAAAAAATTCCTGCAGAGGAATATACCGAATATGTCATCCTGCAATCCAAGGCTGAAAGTATTTGGGAAGATGCAAAGGCAAGCTCAGATTTTGAAATGTTCCAGCCTTATTTGGAAAAGCTTGTTGAAATGAATAAAAGATTCATTTCTTATTGGGGATATGAAGGAAACAAATATAATACACTGCTGGATATGTATGAACCTGGCGTAACCGTTGATACGCTTGATCAGGTGTTCGGGCAGCTGAGGGAAAAAATTGTTCCGCTTGTTCAGCAAATCTCTGAATCACAGAATAAACCGGACACCAGCTTTTTATTTGAACACTTTACCAAGGATAAGCAGCGGGATTTCAGCCTTAAAGTTCTTGATCAAATGGGCTATAACTTTAAAGCGGGACGTCTCGATGAAACTGTTCATCCTTTTGCAACAGGTTTGAATCCTGGTGATGTCCGAGTGACCACCAAATATGATGAAGCTGATTTCCGGACAGCTGTGTTTGGCACGATTCATGAAGGCGGGCATGCTCTTTATGAACAAAATATTTCTTCTGACCTGGTTGGAACTCCGCTGTGCTCTGGAACATCAATGGGAATTCATGAATCACAGTCATTATTTTATGAAAACTTTGTCGGAAGACATCGTTCTTTCTGGAAAAAGAATTATGACCTTCTTAAAGAATATGCAAACGGTCAATTTGATGATGTGTCAATAGATGCTTTTTATCGTGCAATTAATGAATCAAAGCCTTCATTAATCCGTATTGAAGCAGACGAATTAACATATCCGCTTCATATCATTATCCGTTATGAAATTGAAAAAGGCTTGTTTAACGATGAAATTGAAGTTAAAGACCTGCCAGCGATCTGGAATGAAAAATATGAACAATACCTCGGAGTAAAGCCAGAAAATAACGGAGAAGGCGTTCTGCAGGATGTTCACTGGGCAGGGGGGAGCTTTGGTTATTTCCCTTCATACGCTTTGGGTTACATGTATGCAGCACAGCTAAAAAACAGCATGTTAAAGGACTTGCCAAACTATGATGAATTACTTGAAGAAGGCAATTTAATGCCAGTCAAAGAGTGGTTTACTAAGAATGTGCACCAATTCGGCAAAATGAAAAAGCCGCTTGAAATCTTAACTGAAGTCACCGGGGAAGGCCTGAATGCCCAGCATTTAATTGATTATCTGTATGATAAGTACGGTAAGGTGTATCAGCTGAAATAA
- a CDS encoding DUF2249 domain-containing protein produces the protein MKLDNRGLEPPQPMMRTLAALEDLPEGETLSIINDRRPMFLYEQLDEMGCRHVTSELENGSFLIEIKK, from the coding sequence ATGAAACTGGATAACCGGGGGCTGGAACCGCCTCAGCCGATGATGAGAACTCTCGCGGCTCTTGAAGATCTGCCAGAGGGAGAAACCTTATCAATTATAAATGACAGGCGGCCCATGTTTCTTTATGAACAGCTGGACGAAATGGGCTGCAGGCATGTAACTTCCGAACTGGAAAACGGAAGCTTTTTAATAGAAATCAAAAAATAA
- a CDS encoding DUF2249 domain-containing protein has translation MENKVIELDVREDLKNKLEPFQKIMSAIAELDIDDVFILHAPFKPIPLFGVLKAKGFEYKAEEIEKKHWKVIFTKRGTS, from the coding sequence ATGGAAAACAAAGTTATTGAGCTTGATGTAAGAGAGGATTTAAAAAATAAATTGGAGCCGTTTCAGAAAATCATGTCGGCGATTGCTGAACTTGATATCGATGATGTTTTTATCCTTCATGCCCCGTTTAAGCCCATCCCTCTTTTTGGAGTATTAAAGGCTAAAGGGTTTGAATATAAAGCTGAAGAAATTGAAAAGAAGCATTGGAAAGTGATCTTTACTAAGAGAGGTACGTCATAA
- a CDS encoding CotD family spore coat protein: MYCRPRPSQVMPAVVHPTKCCVTHSFQNIVVPHIHPTHHTHVNHINYENQHSYPHTQSNVNQVTQSNVNMGPRPGVAGAYSPGMGPGMGMGPGMGMGPGMGMGPGYGGPGTGVAGASTGMGPKQGPSFSGR; this comes from the coding sequence ATGTATTGCAGACCAAGACCTTCGCAGGTGATGCCTGCTGTTGTTCATCCGACAAAATGCTGTGTAACTCATTCGTTCCAGAACATTGTGGTTCCGCACATTCATCCTACGCATCATACTCATGTAAACCACATTAACTATGAGAATCAGCACTCTTACCCGCACACGCAGTCAAATGTTAACCAGGTTACACAATCGAATGTGAATATGGGACCAAGACCTGGCGTGGCAGGTGCATATAGCCCAGGAATGGGTCCAGGTATGGGAATGGGCCCTGGTATGGGAATGGGTCCAGGTATGGGAATGGGTCCAGGATATGGCGGACCTGGAACTGGCGTAGCTGGAGCATCAACGGGAATGGGTCCAAAACAAGGGCCAAGTTTTTCCGGCAGATAA
- the gpsB gene encoding cell division regulator GpsB codes for MLSDKIKLTAKDILEKEFKTAMRGYKPEDVDKFLDLVIKDYEAFHQEIEDLQLENMKLKKQVEEASRRPAAQTAGTTNFDILKRLSNLEKHVFGSKLYD; via the coding sequence ATGCTATCCGATAAAATTAAATTAACTGCAAAAGATATTTTGGAAAAAGAGTTTAAGACAGCCATGAGAGGCTACAAGCCTGAAGATGTCGATAAGTTTTTAGATTTGGTCATTAAAGACTACGAAGCATTCCATCAGGAAATTGAAGATTTGCAGCTGGAAAATATGAAGCTGAAAAAACAGGTTGAGGAAGCTTCACGCAGACCGGCAGCACAAACTGCAGGAACAACCAATTTTGACATCCTAAAAAGATTATCAAATCTGGAAAAACACGTTTTTGGCAGTAAATTGTATGATTGA
- a CDS encoding THUMP domain-containing class I SAM-dependent RNA methyltransferase, with protein sequence MSKYDLIATTAMGLEALAAKEVRDLGYECEVENGRITFKGDEAAIVRSNLWLRTADRVRIKVGEFKATSFDELFEKTKALPWERYMPENAEFPVSGKSVKSKLFSVSDCQAIVKKAIVERMRTKYNKTGWLEENGPLFKIEVALHKDVALLTIDASGSGLHKRGYRAGQGEAPLKETLAAALVMLTNWNPEKPFADPFCGSGTIPIEAALIGQNIAPGFNREFISEGWSWIPEKVWEDARNEAEDLANYDQPLDITGADIDHRMVKIAEENAFEAGLGDLINFKQMQVRDFTTAKEYGVIVGNPPYGERLGEKAAVQRMYAEMGSAFAPLDTWSIYILTSDEEFETHYGRKATKKRKLFNGFIRTDYYQYWGKRPPRNN encoded by the coding sequence ATGTCTAAATACGATTTAATCGCCACTACGGCCATGGGCCTTGAGGCACTTGCTGCCAAAGAAGTGCGCGATCTTGGATATGAATGTGAAGTTGAAAATGGCAGAATAACATTTAAAGGCGATGAAGCTGCAATTGTCCGGTCTAATTTATGGCTGAGAACAGCAGATCGGGTTCGCATAAAAGTGGGAGAATTTAAAGCAACGAGTTTTGACGAGCTTTTTGAAAAAACTAAAGCGCTGCCCTGGGAAAGGTATATGCCAGAAAACGCCGAATTCCCAGTATCAGGGAAATCTGTGAAGTCCAAGCTTTTTTCTGTTTCCGATTGTCAGGCGATTGTCAAGAAAGCAATCGTTGAACGCATGAGAACAAAGTATAATAAGACAGGCTGGCTTGAAGAAAATGGGCCCCTATTTAAAATAGAAGTCGCTCTCCATAAAGATGTAGCCCTTCTGACCATCGATGCCAGCGGAAGCGGCCTCCATAAACGGGGATATCGTGCAGGGCAGGGGGAAGCTCCACTGAAGGAAACACTTGCAGCTGCATTGGTTATGCTGACAAATTGGAACCCTGAAAAGCCATTTGCTGATCCCTTCTGCGGATCCGGCACTATCCCGATAGAAGCAGCATTAATCGGACAGAATATTGCACCCGGTTTCAATCGTGAATTCATTTCGGAAGGGTGGTCCTGGATTCCTGAAAAAGTCTGGGAAGATGCAAGAAATGAAGCTGAAGACCTGGCAAACTATGATCAGCCACTCGATATAACAGGTGCTGACATTGATCACAGGATGGTTAAGATAGCCGAAGAAAATGCTTTCGAAGCTGGGTTGGGTGATTTGATCAACTTCAAACAAATGCAAGTGCGTGATTTTACGACTGCTAAGGAATATGGTGTCATTGTCGGGAATCCTCCATATGGGGAACGCCTTGGTGAGAAGGCTGCGGTACAGCGAATGTATGCAGAGATGGGAAGTGCCTTTGCTCCTCTTGACACGTGGTCCATTTATATCCTGACTTCAGACGAGGAATTTGAGACTCACTATGGAAGAAAAGCAACTAAAAAACGAAAGCTCTTCAATGGTTTTATTCGTACAGACTATTATCAGTACTGGGGCAAAAGACCGCCGAGAAATAATTAG
- a CDS encoding MFS transporter: MKYLIYFIVIAAFIDTFSQLPIISPFAMTFNPSPAFAGMIVGMYSFSNMIGNILAGYWIDKSGAKRVLVSGLTLTGIILVLYTFAESPLHLISVRFFHGLFGGFLVPAAFTIISNIGNSEKQGRKMAVSGAAVGCSAIIGPAFGAVIASNYTINWVFLIIAATMISSAVLAFLFLPAGTLKNVKKENSHEKMLPLLKNPMLAASYLGAFSLMFAQGTLAYLLPLQVEALQIDAMYSGILLSTFGITAILIFLLPINKIFDKYKHHNSMLTGMLIIGIALILLSSASSLGFMFLCMVLYGTGFALLFPSINALIANHTTEKTRGKAFGLFYAFFSLGVVAGSTILGFLGVTFDTGFLIAAAILLLTVCGMSIYFKKRSPQILKSGSD; this comes from the coding sequence ATGAAATATTTGATTTACTTTATCGTTATTGCAGCATTTATTGATACATTTTCTCAGCTTCCTATAATAAGCCCCTTTGCCATGACATTTAATCCATCACCCGCATTTGCAGGAATGATTGTTGGGATGTATTCCTTCTCGAATATGATTGGCAATATTTTAGCCGGCTATTGGATCGATAAAAGCGGAGCAAAAAGAGTTTTGGTGTCCGGCCTAACCTTAACTGGAATTATATTAGTACTGTATACATTTGCTGAATCACCCCTGCATTTAATTTCAGTAAGATTTTTTCACGGGTTATTTGGAGGCTTCCTGGTCCCTGCGGCTTTCACAATCATTTCAAACATCGGAAATTCAGAAAAACAAGGAAGAAAAATGGCTGTATCAGGCGCTGCTGTCGGCTGTTCAGCCATTATAGGACCGGCTTTTGGGGCGGTGATTGCGTCCAATTACACTATAAACTGGGTCTTTTTAATTATAGCGGCAACCATGATCAGCAGCGCAGTCCTCGCCTTTCTGTTTCTGCCGGCAGGAACTCTGAAAAATGTAAAAAAAGAGAACTCCCATGAAAAAATGCTTCCATTACTTAAGAATCCTATGCTCGCAGCAAGCTATTTAGGAGCCTTTTCTCTCATGTTTGCTCAAGGGACACTTGCCTACCTTCTTCCTCTTCAGGTAGAAGCTCTGCAAATTGATGCGATGTACAGCGGGATCTTATTAAGCACTTTTGGAATAACTGCAATTCTTATTTTTCTGCTGCCCATTAATAAAATCTTTGATAAGTATAAACATCACAATAGCATGCTTACCGGAATGCTGATCATAGGAATCGCATTAATCCTGCTAAGTTCAGCATCTTCTCTTGGTTTCATGTTTTTATGCATGGTTCTTTACGGCACCGGGTTTGCTCTTCTATTCCCATCCATTAATGCCCTTATTGCCAATCATACAACTGAAAAAACAAGAGGTAAGGCATTTGGCCTCTTCTATGCCTTTTTTTCATTAGGCGTGGTAGCCGGTTCCACCATATTAGGTTTCTTAGGAGTAACATTCGATACAGGTTTTTTAATCGCCGCAGCTATTTTATTGTTAACTGTATGCGGCATGTCGATATACTTTAAAAAGAGAAGCCCTCAAATATTAAAAAGCGGGAGTGACTGA